The following proteins are encoded in a genomic region of Candidatus Kryptoniota bacterium:
- the lpxA gene encoding acyl-ACP--UDP-N-acetylglucosamine O-acyltransferase gives MGTSIDPRAVVSPKAELGKDVTVGPHTIIEDDVVIGDGTKIASSALIANGARIGKNCSVHHGAVIANAPQDLKYAGEKTLFEIGDNTVVREFCTLHRGTAETGTSVVGSDCLLMAYVHVAHDSRVGDRCIFANNVTLAGHVEVGEWVIIGGLTPIHQFVKIGSHVMIGGGFRAVQDVPPYVLAGREPLRYEGVNVIGLKRRGFTREQLDTIEKIYYVLYSRGYMFSEAIRRIEEDFPPSKEKDTIVGFLKSSSRGIIRKG, from the coding sequence GTGGGCACATCTATCGATCCCCGGGCGGTCGTGAGCCCGAAGGCGGAGCTCGGCAAAGACGTGACAGTAGGACCTCACACGATCATTGAAGACGATGTTGTGATCGGAGACGGAACAAAGATCGCCTCTTCAGCGCTCATCGCGAACGGAGCGCGCATCGGGAAGAACTGTTCGGTCCATCATGGTGCGGTGATTGCAAACGCCCCGCAGGATCTGAAGTATGCCGGTGAGAAAACACTCTTCGAAATCGGCGACAACACGGTTGTTCGCGAGTTCTGCACGCTCCACCGCGGAACTGCGGAGACCGGAACTTCAGTCGTGGGCAGCGACTGTCTCCTGATGGCGTACGTGCATGTCGCGCACGACTCTAGGGTCGGTGACCGATGTATCTTCGCCAACAATGTCACTCTTGCAGGTCACGTCGAAGTGGGAGAATGGGTGATAATCGGCGGACTGACTCCTATTCACCAGTTCGTGAAAATCGGATCGCATGTCATGATCGGCGGGGGTTTCAGAGCCGTCCAGGACGTCCCACCTTATGTCCTCGCCGGCAGGGAACCTCTCCGATATGAAGGAGTGAACGTTATCGGTCTGAAGAGAAGAGGCTTTACACGTGAACAACTTGACACCATAGAAAAGATTTATTACGTTCTTTATTCCCGCGGTTATATGTTCAGCGAAGCGATTCGCAGGATCGAAGAAGACTTCCCGCCGTCTAAGGAAAAAGATACCATAGTTGGTTTCCTGAAATCCTCGTCGCGAGGAATAATCAGAAAAGGTTAG
- a CDS encoding lipoate--protein ligase family protein: MRAGASGIPEPIGSWLCIDTGEHDGRFNMDYDLRLVENYKSNRVPILRFYTWKPFCISLGKNQNESDIDRERAASDGIDVVKRPTGGKAVLHAEELTYSVVMETGGRSVRETYNAISAALASGLRRLGADLELSRSSADFRKLFHDPSAIPCFSTSAVYEVESGGRKIIGSAQHRFGDVLLQHGSILVGDFHKRIVDYLKIDENLRRKTREDLDNHTVALAHLISGNIESENLKSALKSGFEEVFRIRVSDLPAAELISHRLTLAAS, from the coding sequence ATGCGCGCTGGAGCGTCCGGCATACCGGAACCTATCGGCAGCTGGCTGTGCATCGACACTGGCGAACATGACGGCCGGTTCAATATGGACTACGACCTGCGTCTCGTTGAGAACTACAAATCGAACCGGGTTCCCATTCTCAGATTCTACACCTGGAAGCCTTTTTGCATTTCGCTCGGTAAAAATCAAAATGAGAGCGACATCGACAGGGAGCGGGCGGCTAGTGACGGGATCGATGTTGTCAAACGTCCTACCGGCGGCAAAGCGGTGCTCCACGCCGAGGAGCTGACTTATTCCGTCGTTATGGAAACCGGCGGGCGCTCGGTGCGTGAGACTTACAACGCTATCAGCGCGGCGCTTGCGTCCGGTCTGAGGAGACTCGGGGCCGATCTGGAATTATCCCGGAGTTCGGCTGACTTCCGCAAACTGTTCCATGATCCGTCTGCCATTCCGTGCTTCTCCACGTCGGCTGTTTACGAGGTGGAGAGTGGCGGACGAAAAATAATCGGGAGTGCACAACACAGGTTCGGAGATGTCCTTCTCCAGCACGGCTCGATCCTTGTCGGCGATTTTCATAAGCGGATCGTAGATTACCTGAAAATAGATGAGAATCTCAGGAGGAAGACCCGTGAAGATCTGGACAACCACACCGTGGCACTAGCACATCTCATCAGCGGAAACATTGAATCCGAAAATCTGAAAAGTGCGCTAAAATCCGGTTTTGAAGAGGTTTTCCGGATACGCGTCTCGGACCTGCCGGCAGCAGAATTAATTTCTCATCGCTTGACGCTGGCTGCAAGTTGA
- the panB gene encoding 3-methyl-2-oxobutanoate hydroxymethyltransferase: MNPPAEKSKAITTRTIVQLKKNGERIAALTAYDAITARILDESGIEIILVGDSLSNVFQGNTTTIPVTLDEMIYHAKIVAKTVKRALVVVDMPFMSYQVDTEEALRNAGRILKETGASAVKLEGGKAIAESVKRMTEIGIPVMGHLGLTPQSINKFGGYRPRGEEKEEATKILSDAKLLESSGAFAIVLEKIPASLAARLTKSVDIPTIGIGAGPHCDGQILVYADMIGLTHEFKPRFVRHYANVSEMMHKAFVEYVEDVKKGNFPSKEESY, from the coding sequence ATGAACCCGCCGGCTGAAAAGTCAAAGGCGATTACCACCAGAACGATCGTTCAGTTGAAGAAGAACGGTGAAAGGATCGCGGCACTCACAGCTTACGATGCTATCACTGCCAGGATTCTCGACGAATCCGGCATCGAGATAATTCTTGTAGGGGATTCGCTTTCGAATGTCTTTCAGGGGAATACGACGACGATTCCGGTCACCCTTGACGAGATGATCTACCACGCAAAGATTGTTGCGAAGACGGTTAAGCGAGCGCTCGTGGTGGTTGACATGCCGTTCATGAGCTACCAGGTAGACACGGAAGAGGCCCTTAGAAACGCGGGAAGAATTCTGAAAGAGACCGGTGCGAGTGCGGTGAAGCTGGAAGGAGGGAAGGCGATCGCTGAGTCTGTGAAGCGGATGACTGAGATCGGCATTCCCGTGATGGGCCACCTCGGGCTTACGCCTCAGTCGATAAACAAGTTCGGCGGTTATCGGCCTCGCGGCGAAGAAAAGGAGGAGGCGACAAAAATATTGTCGGACGCAAAACTTCTGGAGTCATCCGGAGCTTTTGCCATAGTTCTTGAAAAAATTCCGGCGTCTCTCGCGGCCCGCCTTACGAAGAGTGTCGATATACCTACCATAGGCATCGGCGCTGGGCCACACTGTGACGGTCAGATCCTTGTATATGCCGACATGATTGGGCTGACGCATGAGTTCAAACCTCGTTTCGTCCGCCACTACGCAAACGTATCGGAGATGATGCACAAGGCGTTCGTCGAATATGTTGAAGACGTGAAGAAAGGGAACTTCCCTTCCAAAGAGGAGAGCTACTGA
- a CDS encoding DinB family protein, with translation MTPSYLQQPLPAEYDRFFAGYVRLVPETDVMSVLRSQPEIIMKTVRAIDAQKVDFRYAPGKWSVREVFGHIVDSERVFSYRAMCIARGETANLPGFDENLYMLKSGFGKVPLSEIASEFESLRVSNVLMLEHLDDGSWLHAGTANSKAVTVRGLTFIMAGHVRHHIRVLAERYSVS, from the coding sequence ATGACGCCTTCATACCTGCAACAACCTCTACCGGCAGAATACGACCGCTTCTTTGCCGGTTATGTCAGACTGGTGCCTGAGACGGATGTAATGTCTGTCCTCCGATCTCAGCCTGAAATAATAATGAAAACGGTAAGAGCTATCGACGCGCAGAAAGTCGACTTTCGTTATGCCCCCGGTAAATGGTCTGTACGCGAGGTCTTCGGACATATTGTAGACTCGGAAAGAGTTTTCAGTTATCGTGCGATGTGTATCGCGCGGGGCGAAACCGCAAACCTCCCCGGGTTCGACGAGAACCTGTATATGCTCAAGTCGGGATTCGGCAAAGTGCCGCTGTCTGAGATCGCATCGGAATTTGAATCGCTCCGTGTCTCAAATGTACTTATGCTGGAGCATTTGGATGATGGTTCGTGGCTGCATGCTGGTACAGCAAACAGCAAGGCCGTAACCGTCCGAGGACTCACCTTCATAATGGCGGGCCACGTCCGACACCATATCCGTGTACTGGCGGAACGTTACTCAGTAAGCTGA
- a CDS encoding cold shock domain-containing protein: MPNGKVKWFDGKKGFGFIEQENGQDLFVHYTDIKTDKQYKTLDKGVDVEFEIVEGARGLKAVNVTVK; encoded by the coding sequence ATGCCTAACGGCAAGGTAAAATGGTTCGATGGAAAAAAGGGCTTCGGCTTCATCGAACAGGAAAATGGTCAGGATCTTTTTGTGCATTACACCGATATAAAGACCGACAAGCAATACAAGACTCTTGACAAGGGGGTCGATGTCGAATTCGAAATCGTAGAGGGTGCACGAGGTCTGAAGGCTGTTAATGTAACAGTCAAATAG
- the ybeY gene encoding rRNA maturation RNase YbeY yields the protein MKVQLFTNYTPRPKFHGKEIGTLVRKILREEKKNADSINVVLVDDGYLLEVNKKFLNHNYKTDVIAFDLGEGRNIEGEVYISVDRARTQARRYGVSLENEIMRLIAHGLLHLAGWDDASRAQKLNMRKRENLFIEWLYARRTKR from the coding sequence GTGAAAGTCCAACTCTTCACGAATTATACTCCAAGACCGAAGTTCCATGGAAAAGAGATCGGCACGCTCGTCCGAAAGATCTTGCGGGAGGAGAAGAAGAATGCCGATAGTATTAACGTGGTTCTCGTTGACGACGGCTACCTCCTCGAAGTCAATAAGAAGTTTTTGAACCACAACTACAAGACCGATGTTATAGCTTTTGATTTGGGCGAAGGTCGTAATATAGAAGGCGAAGTTTACATCAGCGTGGACAGGGCTCGGACTCAGGCAAGGCGATATGGAGTCTCGCTCGAAAATGAAATCATGAGGTTAATCGCTCACGGACTTCTTCATCTCGCGGGATGGGACGACGCTTCGCGCGCTCAGAAGCTGAACATGAGAAAACGCGAAAACCTGTTCATTGAGTGGCTTTACGCACGACGCACCAAACGATAA
- a CDS encoding DUF494 family protein: MQEKIVELIVFLMREISQARDISHVDVSKLAERGYSQSEISTALSWIYDKMNLREPLKRVKSPRAKSYRVFHEAERQIITKEARGFLTEMYELGLIDKLDLENIIERSLMSGSNTVDRDEIKSIIAGVIFEYNSPGKPGSRIMLNSSDTIN, translated from the coding sequence ATGCAGGAAAAAATCGTCGAACTGATCGTATTTCTGATGAGAGAGATCAGCCAGGCACGAGACATCTCGCATGTCGATGTGTCAAAGCTCGCCGAGAGAGGTTACAGCCAGTCTGAAATCTCGACGGCGCTCAGCTGGATATACGATAAGATGAATCTCCGCGAGCCGCTGAAGCGCGTGAAGAGTCCTCGCGCGAAATCGTACAGAGTATTTCATGAGGCCGAACGCCAGATCATTACTAAAGAAGCACGCGGGTTCCTTACCGAGATGTACGAGCTCGGCCTTATCGACAAGCTGGACCTCGAGAACATTATCGAACGATCTTTGATGTCCGGATCGAATACTGTGGATAGAGACGAGATAAAATCAATCATCGCGGGCGTGATTTTCGAGTACAATTCTCCCGGCAAGCCGGGAAGCCGGATAATGCTGAACAGTTCCGACACCATCAACTGA
- the topA gene encoding type I DNA topoisomerase produces MAKKLVIVESPAKAKTINRYLGNDFVVEASVGHIKDLPKSKLGVDVEKGFEPDYKTIRGKSEIIKKLKDLSEKAQQVYIATDPDREGEAIAQHIADELKQNSEKVYRVLFTEITQSGISRAMEKPLKIDSHLVYAQQARRVMDRLVGYKVSPLIWKAVYPGLSAGRVQSVALKLVCERENAINSFSPIEYWSILGKFLTDRKEEFEAKLVTIDGKELRDPQGSATDPERSKKEFSIESQEGATRLAEDIRKQKYAITSISRKEQKRNPAPPFITSTLQQAASTRLGFSPKRTMILAQQLYEGVDLGPEGRVGLITYMRTDSTRISNEALEAARDYIKSEFGEEFLPKEARHFKKGKASQDAHEAIRPAHMEFLPQEVKKYLPREMFLLYDLIWKRFVASQMNPAVYDQFTVSIEGGKYIFRATDSHVKFAGFLQVYDITAEDADMSKPDEDGEELQKFKLPPTLKEGERVDLEDILPRQHSTKPPPRYTESSLVKELESLGIGRPSTYSSIVSTIEDRGYVELKERKLFAMDLGMNVNKILSSNLPEFFDVKFTAEMESELDEIASGNKKYLDVMNEFYTPFDIAVKKVEGKIEEIKSTVDGQQVACDLCGAPMVIKWSRRGRFLACSRYPECKNTKPIDAHDDNNRPTGAKCPECGGDLIYKNSRFGKFIGCSNYPTCKFTKSITTGVKCPECGKGELAQRFTKKKRIFYGCTNYPKCHHATWDKPVDIPCPLGDSPYLLEKYSKAKGNYYKCPKCESEISPDEVNGQNKTDKQVEVAAK; encoded by the coding sequence ATGGCAAAAAAGCTTGTTATAGTCGAATCCCCTGCGAAGGCAAAAACAATTAACAGATACCTCGGAAACGATTTCGTGGTTGAAGCGTCGGTGGGCCATATAAAAGATCTGCCAAAGAGTAAACTCGGCGTCGATGTTGAAAAGGGTTTCGAGCCGGATTACAAAACCATTCGCGGCAAGAGTGAAATCATAAAGAAATTGAAGGACCTTTCCGAAAAGGCGCAGCAGGTATATATCGCGACCGACCCTGACCGCGAAGGAGAGGCGATCGCCCAGCATATCGCCGATGAATTGAAACAGAATTCTGAAAAAGTTTACCGTGTGCTTTTTACGGAGATCACTCAATCCGGAATTTCGCGTGCGATGGAGAAACCTCTCAAAATCGATTCGCATTTGGTTTACGCGCAGCAAGCGCGAAGAGTGATGGACCGGCTTGTCGGCTATAAGGTCAGTCCTCTCATTTGGAAAGCCGTATACCCGGGGCTTTCTGCGGGACGAGTACAGTCAGTAGCTTTGAAACTGGTTTGCGAAAGAGAAAACGCAATAAACAGCTTTTCGCCCATAGAGTACTGGTCGATTCTCGGAAAATTTCTCACGGACCGGAAAGAGGAATTCGAAGCGAAGCTTGTCACGATCGACGGAAAAGAGTTGAGAGATCCGCAAGGAAGCGCGACGGATCCTGAGAGGAGCAAGAAAGAGTTTTCTATCGAGAGCCAGGAAGGTGCGACCCGCCTCGCCGAGGATATCAGGAAACAGAAATACGCGATCACGTCGATTTCGAGGAAGGAACAGAAACGGAATCCAGCACCGCCGTTCATCACCAGTACCCTTCAGCAGGCGGCATCGACACGTCTCGGGTTCTCGCCGAAGCGTACGATGATTCTCGCACAACAATTGTATGAAGGTGTCGATCTAGGCCCGGAAGGAAGGGTCGGGTTAATCACTTATATGCGTACGGATTCCACCCGCATCAGCAACGAGGCGCTCGAAGCCGCGAGAGATTATATCAAGTCTGAATTCGGAGAAGAATTTCTCCCAAAGGAGGCGCGTCACTTTAAAAAGGGAAAAGCTTCTCAGGATGCGCACGAAGCGATCCGACCGGCACATATGGAATTCCTTCCTCAGGAAGTGAAAAAATATCTTCCGCGCGAAATGTTCTTATTGTACGATCTGATCTGGAAAAGATTCGTCGCATCTCAGATGAATCCGGCCGTGTATGATCAGTTCACCGTGTCAATCGAAGGCGGTAAGTATATCTTTCGTGCGACAGACTCGCACGTAAAGTTCGCCGGCTTCTTGCAAGTTTACGATATCACCGCGGAAGACGCCGACATGTCGAAGCCGGACGAGGACGGAGAGGAACTCCAGAAATTTAAGCTTCCTCCAACGCTCAAGGAAGGAGAGCGGGTCGACCTCGAGGATATTCTGCCGCGCCAGCATTCGACAAAACCGCCGCCTCGATACACCGAAAGCAGTCTCGTGAAAGAACTCGAGTCGCTTGGAATCGGCAGACCGAGCACGTATTCATCCATAGTATCGACCATCGAGGACCGCGGATACGTCGAGCTAAAAGAAAGAAAACTGTTTGCGATGGATCTCGGTATGAATGTGAACAAGATTCTCTCTTCCAACCTTCCCGAGTTTTTCGATGTGAAGTTCACGGCTGAGATGGAATCGGAGCTTGACGAGATCGCGAGCGGGAACAAGAAATATCTTGACGTGATGAACGAATTTTACACTCCGTTCGACATTGCGGTAAAGAAAGTCGAAGGTAAGATCGAAGAGATTAAATCCACTGTTGACGGTCAACAGGTTGCGTGCGATCTCTGCGGCGCGCCGATGGTCATCAAATGGAGCAGGCGCGGAAGATTTCTTGCCTGCAGCAGGTATCCGGAGTGCAAGAATACGAAACCGATCGACGCGCACGACGACAACAACCGCCCGACTGGCGCGAAGTGTCCGGAGTGCGGAGGCGACCTCATTTATAAGAACAGCAGGTTTGGAAAATTCATCGGCTGTTCGAATTACCCGACGTGCAAATTCACGAAGAGCATCACGACGGGCGTAAAATGTCCCGAGTGCGGCAAAGGTGAGCTCGCGCAGAGGTTCACAAAGAAAAAGCGTATATTCTACGGATGCACAAATTACCCGAAGTGCCATCACGCGACATGGGACAAACCGGTCGACATACCGTGTCCGCTCGGCGACTCACCGTATCTCCTGGAAAAATACTCGAAGGCAAAGGGAAATTATTACAAATGCCCGAAGTGCGAGAGCGAGATATCGCCGGACGAGGTGAACGGGCAGAACAAAACAGACAAGCAGGTTGAAGTTGCGGCTAAGTGA
- a CDS encoding tyrosine-type recombinase/integrase, which yields MTKSPIRELAASFLDYLRKEKGAAVKTLITYEQSLREFNNFLFEYNGGREITLDELPEDGVRAFLVELDKRGNGRRTVRKKLSSIRSFSKYLVKFEFTDRDFTSFISTPKAKKPIPVYIEEDGINEILNVKVDGPADYRDKAILELLYGTGMRVGELCGLDLPDLDFDSSQVKVLGKRSKQRIIPVIDRAVKSVRDYLKFRDKICEKNIDEQALFVSSNGKRILPAAVYRIVARRIRKVSEVERKGPHTLRHSFATHLLNHGADLEAVRQLLGHESLSTTQVYTHLSIEQLKKVYKEAHPRAK from the coding sequence GTGACTAAGTCGCCGATTAGAGAGTTGGCAGCATCTTTTCTCGACTATTTGAGAAAGGAGAAGGGAGCGGCGGTGAAGACTCTCATAACTTACGAGCAGTCCTTGCGTGAGTTTAACAATTTCCTTTTTGAATATAACGGCGGGCGGGAGATTACTCTCGATGAACTGCCGGAAGATGGGGTGAGAGCATTCCTCGTCGAGCTGGACAAGCGGGGAAACGGCAGACGGACAGTCAGGAAGAAACTCTCAAGCATCAGATCGTTCTCGAAATATCTGGTGAAATTCGAATTTACAGACCGCGATTTCACTTCTTTCATAAGTACGCCCAAGGCGAAAAAGCCGATACCGGTTTACATTGAGGAGGACGGAATAAATGAGATTCTCAATGTGAAAGTCGACGGGCCGGCCGACTACCGCGACAAAGCAATCCTCGAACTCCTGTACGGCACTGGAATGCGCGTAGGCGAGCTGTGCGGACTCGACCTTCCTGATCTCGATTTCGACTCGTCGCAGGTAAAGGTCCTTGGAAAAAGGAGCAAGCAGAGAATAATTCCGGTGATCGACAGGGCAGTAAAATCTGTTCGGGATTACTTGAAGTTCAGGGATAAAATTTGCGAGAAAAATATTGATGAGCAGGCTTTGTTCGTCTCGTCGAACGGCAAGAGGATTTTGCCGGCCGCGGTTTACAGGATCGTGGCGAGAAGGATCCGGAAAGTTTCGGAGGTCGAAAGGAAAGGTCCTCACACATTGAGGCATTCGTTCGCGACGCATCTTTTGAATCACGGCGCGGATCTCGAGGCCGTCAGGCAGCTTCTCGGACACGAAAGCTTATCGACTACACAGGTTTATACGCATCTTTCTATTGAACAACTCAAAAAAGTATACAAGGAGGCACACCCACGCGCAAAATGA